Genomic segment of Paenalkalicoccus suaedae:
ATGCCGTTCGTTCTTTTCCTCTACCTCTAACGACGCTATTGTGACTTGTCCAAAGTATCCACCTTTAGCTAAATTTAAGGCGACGTCGTAAATAGATTTATATTCCTCGCGAAGTCGTTCGAGCGTTTCGCCTCTATCCATGACCTACCTCCCTCTAATACCGATACCGACTCTTATCACTCAACTCATAACTGATCTTTAGCTGCATCATCTTTGCGTCAATCTCCTCCTGCTCGTCAGGCGGTCGCACTCGGCGAGGATATCGCTTCTGTAGCTCCTCTGGATCAGCCTGATAAACGATACAATCTGAGGCGTGTGGCGACATGCATTTGATGACTCTAACTTGTTTCATAGCAAGCCCTCCTATTTTCGTATCCATCCCTTGTGCTTATCCATGCGGACAATGATTAGCTCCATGCCAGTATTCAGCTCGAACAACTTTTTGCGTAGAGGGAAGTCCTTACTTACTGGCCCCCTTTGACGTCGATCACTTCCTCATGACCATCCACATACGTCACTTTAAAATCTGCGGTGTAGATAGATCCTGGTTTGCTCCGTGTTCCTGCACCTTGACACAGTCGACATTTGTTGTAATTGCTTGTCTTCGTGTTAAGTGTCGATCCATTACCCCCACAGCGCTTACAGGTGACCTTGTACGGGTTGATAATCTGATAGACAGGCTGTAGGTCTATTTTGCTTACTAGCTTGTTTCTGCGTAGCTCCTGATAGTAGAGCGCCTCTGTCTGGCTGTCGAACTCAATGTCGCCGATGGTGATCTTCTTAGCGTTGTATTTGCGGTAGCCTTTAGTAGCCATTAGCTTGCCTTTCGTGGTTCACGCGATTCTTTTCCATGTAGGCTTGGGTGATCTGCTTCCATGTGAAGCCGAGCATTTCTCCAAGAGCTAGGAATCTAGCTACTAAAACCTCGTAAACAACTTGAATGTTCTTATCGTTTAGATTGATTAACAGATTCAATGTGGTGACCGAGTCGAAAACCTCTGTGAATTGGTGTCTAACGTAGTGTGTATCAGCATGCGTCCAAACTTCATAATCTGTTATCTGTAAGTCATTACCGATTGACAAGATGAAATGCAAGCAGTCAACGTACTCCTCAAGGAGTGGGTTTTTATCTGTATTAACATCATCACAAACTGGACAACTGACATCTACTTCATAAAGATCAAAACCCTGTTCTTCGTTTCCAAATTCTGCTGTTGTCGATACTAACTCACTACCTTCACAGAACTTACAAACGTATTCTGTTCTAGCTTCCCGACCCTCCGACCAAAACTTAAAACCTCTCCACTCATTAGCTAATTCACCAAGCTCCACAAGTAATGCCAGTACCTTCTCAGGCAAAAGATCTTGCCCCTCTAAGCCTTTCTCCTGCACGATCTTGTCATCTAGCTTCCGTTGTACCTCAAACAATGGTGTTAGATTCACTACTTCGCCCTCCTCTTAATCTCCTGCGCACCCCTCTTGTGATCTGGATGCGTTAATGTATAGCGCTGCCCACTGATCTCCACGACCGTAGGTACTCCCTTTTTAGCTTTAGCGACGGTTACGACTGGTCTGTAACGATCTCCTTTATCCCGTAGCACCGGCATCGTCATCACCTCTCAGTTGCGGCACTCTCATCACGATGTTGTCCTTGCGATCTTTCCTGTTTTTAAACGACAAGTGAAATACCGCGAGAAACACCTCATTTTTGTCCCTGTTCAAACGTTTTGCGATTTGAATGGTAGTATAACCCTCAACCCATAATTGACGAATCTCGGCTAATTCTGACACACTGAACGCTAAATCCATCCCATCGAAGAGTAATTCCGTTGTGCCAAACTCTCTAATCATGTGCTTACGCTCGATACTTGCGATGTTCGCCTCTTCAAGCATTCTCAGCCACCTCACGTAACTCTGGTAGTCGTACCTGCTCTCTCTTAAGCTCTGACAGTTTAAGCGACTCTAGCGATCTCCCATTTTCGCTGTAGTAGAATCCCTTTGAATGCAACTCATCGACGATCTGTTTATGCTCGACCATCTTGCTAAGATACATGTGACTCCCTCCTCATTTTTGCTCGTGCCTCCTGGAGCAACCTCTCAATGCGTGCCTTTGACCGTTGTTTCCGTGCCTCTCTCACGTCTGGCGGACAGTCAGGGCAAGGGGCGACGATCATGACCGACCCGTCAACCTCGTAGCGTCTGCCTTCTCCGTTGCAGTTACACATGTTGCTGACCTTTAAAGCTATCTACGACTGACTTAAATAGCTTGTCTTTTGCTTGCTGTCGCTTCGGCAGCTCGTCATATCGCATAATGCATGGATGTGTTTTAAGCTCAGCGTCCTTCTCTTTGCCATACACCCAACCCTCTTCTAGTTTTCTGCTTTAACCAACTCTCATGTGACTGCTCGGGCGTTACGTCGTTTTCTAGGTGATACTTCACACCGTTGATAGCAGAATCAACTTGCCATTCTGGAGCATCCTCCCAATCCACCTGTGAAAAGTCGTTGATACTCTCGCAATATGCCTTGTTGACGCTGTGACATACCTTTGCAATTAGCTCGATGTTTTGATTCATGTTACTCGCCCTCCTCAATTGGCTTCAAACTGTCTGCGTCTACGCTCCAAAAAGTGCCATCAGAAAGCACATCTACATCAGCAACAACCCTTACCACTTTTACTTTTCCTTTTGTGGGATGATGATAAAAATTTCCAACCTGTATTAATTCTGAATTTTTTTTAATTGGTTTTAGGTCTCCATAATCCACATTCACATCACAGCCGATGTTAGGTGCATGCACATTAGCAATGTGTGTTGATTTAAACACTTCCTTCTCTCCAGTCACATGCAATGATTTCTCTGCTATTGATGGATATATATTTAAAACTCGTACCATTCCTAAACCTTCTACTAGCGCCCAATCCCCAACTTGTAGTGTCATGATTTGTCCTCCTCCGACCAGTCGAATACGAGGTAATGCTGTGGTTTAGTGATCCTAAAGAAAGCGCCTATCTCTTCCTCTCTCACTTCATACCGCACCTTGACGCCATCTAAAAACGTTTCTACGATGTTGGCAAAATCTTGTGACCTCATGTATTCTAGGTCTTCTGAAATAGTAAATTTTTGTTGCGTAAAACCTTTTTTAGCTGTAAATATCAGTTCCATCTGTTTTTGTTCAACTACTTCTCTCGCTTGTTCTTGAAGAAATGTATCCCTAGCCGTGCGTAAGTCGTGTGCAAAGTTCATTGTCATTCCTCCTCGTTTAGATCAATCCTGTTTGGATGCTCGTAATCTTTAACCTATAAACAGCTTGATGGTTATAAAGCTGATTAATCTTGATTTTGCTGTGTTCGAACTCTGTATCACCACGTTTTGATTTAATCCCCATGACAAGCAATTCTTTTTCATTCACATTTAGAATGAGATACTTGCTCGTAACCATCGTGCTTCCTGACATGTTATGGACAACAGCAACCTCGATGATGTTTCCTTCTCTGATCTGTGTTTCATCAAAAATAGCTGTATTGGTTATTGCCACTCCTGTTTTCAAGGTCAATCCTCCTTATTTTTCAAACGCCTTAAGCCTGTAGTCCTTGCCGTACATCTTGATTGGATAGATGCCCTCCATCATTCTGCTAAAGTTTCGAGCGCCTAAAATTTTGCCCAGTCCTTCGGGATCATAGTTCGTCG
This window contains:
- a CDS encoding DUF1064 domain-containing protein gives rise to the protein MATKGYRKYNAKKITIGDIEFDSQTEALYYQELRRNKLVSKIDLQPVYQIINPYKVTCKRCGGNGSTLNTKTSNYNKCRLCQGAGTRSKPGSIYTADFKVTYVDGHEEVIDVKGGQ
- a CDS encoding dUTP diphosphatase, coding for MNLTPLFEVQRKLDDKIVQEKGLEGQDLLPEKVLALLVELGELANEWRGFKFWSEGREARTEYVCKFCEGSELVSTTAEFGNEEQGFDLYEVDVSCPVCDDVNTDKNPLLEEYVDCLHFILSIGNDLQITDYEVWTHADTHYVRHQFTEVFDSVTTLNLLINLNDKNIQVVYEVLVARFLALGEMLGFTWKQITQAYMEKNRVNHERQANGY